A region from the Coffea eugenioides isolate CCC68of chromosome 9, Ceug_1.0, whole genome shotgun sequence genome encodes:
- the LOC113782274 gene encoding uncharacterized protein LOC113782274: MSFVHAKCSVQERRVLWYTLLNDKPISLPWCIGGDFNVILAPHEKRGGRPFAIAEGMEFMSFMEEARVFDVGFSGASFTWSNNRRGRARVSKRLDRFLVNGACLDLSNAISVLHLARHPSDHAPLKISFKERSDHTPRPFRFLNVWTTKSELLEVIRYAWNQDVSGSPLRVLSSKLLATRRAIQTWNKQHFGNVFDAVRSAEMGLQRAEEAMDQYASEECQVELSKAQAELRHALSIEEQFWSQKARVKWLKHGDRNSRYFHAVVRQRRAQGMIHRIKKSNGVWVDKNDDIATEAITYFSDLFTCSLESSSDLRYLIPSIISEEDNEKLEEVPSIEEVYRVVRSMDGDSAAGPDGFTGKFFTFAWEVVAQDVYNAILSFFCGAELPRFITSTSIVLIPKMPNPQDFSQYRPISLCNFFNKLLSRILADRIAYVLPKIISPQQTGFVKGRNITDNFLLAQEIVSGIGKKNRRGNVVMKLDMSKAYDRVAWDHIIDVLRRFGFGEIFIDLVWRLISNVWFSVILNGASHGARGLSKVFGSANKCAKTCYLVHPSLPPARRRVIERITKFTWQPFPIRYLGCPLYFGRCKSSYFGEACQSILGRIISWKSRMLSFGGKIVLIKHVLASMPVHLMSAAVIPSKVFRTIEKAFSTFIWSSSPEESKFHWIRWSHMCYPIDEGGVGFRKLQDIYTAFSFKLWWNFRKGLSLWAEFMKAKYCRHLHPCQVEIKAIDSALWRRMVNVSRQVEFSMLWIAKDGACHFWYDNWLGGGALFHQATVVPHLSFANFIINGHWDVNLLYQIMPREMVPSILEHPIPEEGGESEVIWTLTTSGNFSIASAFRDIRQARNKSMVFNTIWHSQLPFKVSFFMLRLLLGRLPVPDRLCKLGLHLPSKCFCCASASEESIEHLFSNGHIASTVWHYFGASCGLSFPGSSLRPRIVGWWLSSYDSEIQRFIGQILPSIVCWHIWKARNKAMFEDVQMRPLAICRAIFSKIQTMVGIHFKQVFRVQSFHHLYDWSYSSHTEVTYKLVRWEAKESDWFILNTDGCSKGNPGVSGGGGVLRDSNGIPLIGFSAYLGETTSLCAEVRALLIGLQTCVHRGFQNLYVQSDSLLLVGILQNHIQCPWKIRRENRQIWQLVKDPDRFSHCYREANKVADALSNVGVFHPEHQVKLYEAFNSFPTMARGAIRLDRLGMPSIRKSKRMKG, translated from the exons ATGTCTTTTGTTCATGCTAAATGCTCAGTGCAGGAGCGCCGTGTCTTATGGTATACCTTATTAAATGATAAGCCAATTTCTCTTCCTTGGTGCATTGGGGGTGATTTTAATGTTATATTAGCACCTCATGAAAAACGAGGGGGACGTCCATTTGCTATAGCGGAGGGGATGGAATTCATGTCTTTTATGGAAGAGGCCAGAGTTTTTGACGTAGGATTTTCAGGAGCTAGCTTCACATGGTCTAACAATCGGAGAGGAAGAGCTCGGGTTTCAAAGAGGTTGGATAGGTTTTTAGTCAATGGGGCTTGTTTGGATCTCTCAAACGCAATTTCTGTGCTTCACCTGGCAAGACATCCTTCAGATCATGCAccgttgaaaatttcatttaagGAGAGATCAGATCATACGCCACGGCCTTTCAGATTTTTGAACGTCTGGACAACCAAATCTGAACTCTTGGAGGTAATTCGATATGCTTGGAATCAAGATGTGTCTGGTTCTCCATTGCGTGTTTTGAGCTCTAAACTTTTGGCAACGAGGAGGGCTATTCAAACTTGGAACAAGCAACACTTTGGGAATGTATTTGATGCTGTTCGTTCTGCGGAAATGGGGCTTCAACGCGCAGAGGAAGCTATGGATCAATATGCATCGGAGGAATGTCAGGTTGAGCTTAGCAAGGCTCAGGCGGAGTTGCGACATGCATTGtcaattgaagaacaattttgGAGCCAAAAAGCCAGGGTCAAATGGCTTAAACACGGAGATCGTAATTCAAGGTATTTTCATGCGGTAGTAAGACAGAGACGGGCTCAAGGAATGATTCACCGCATCAAAAAGTCAAACGGTGTTTGGGTGGACAAGAATGATGATATAGCAACTGAGGCAATAACATATTTTTCTGACCTATTCACGTGTTCTTTAGAGTCATCTTCCGATTTGCGGTACCTAATTCCATCCATAATCTCGGAAGAGGACAATGAAAAATTGGAAGAGGTTCCTTCGATTGAAGAAGTCTATCGAGTCGTGAGATCAATGGATGGGGACAGTGCTGCTGGCCCAGATGGTTTCACAGGTAAATTTTTTACATTTGCCTGGGAAGTTGTCGCCCAAGATGTATATAATGCAATACTCAGTTTTTTCTGTGGGGCAGAGTTGCCTCGATTCATCACATCTACCTCCATTGTGTTAATTCCGAAGATGCCAAATCCTCAGGATTTTTCTCAATATAGGCCCATCAGTCTGTGTAACTTCTTCAACAAATTATTATCCAGGATCTTAGCTGATAGAATTGCTTATGTTCTGCCCAAAATTATTTCACCCCAGCAGACAGGCTTTGTGAAGGGGCGCAATATAACAGATAATTTTCTGCTAGCTCAGGAGATAGTTTCGGgtattgggaaaaaaaatagaagaggCAATGTGGTAATGAAGCTTGACATGTCTAAGGCTTATGACCGGGTGGCATGGGATCATATTATTGATGTTCTCAGGAGGTTTGGCTTCGGAGAAATATTTATTGATTTAGTATGGCGATTGATCTCTAATGTCTGGTTTTCGGTCATTTTAAATGGGGCATCTCATG GTGCTAGAGGCTTATCAAAGGTGTTCGGGTCAGCTAATAAATGTGCTAAAACTTGTTACCTGGTTCATCCATCTTTACCACCGGCAAGACGAAGGGTGATTGAACGTATCACCAAGTTTACCTGGCAACCATTTCCAATTCGGTATTTGGGTTGCCCCCTTTACTTTGGGAGATGCAAATCATCATATTTTGGAGAAGCGTGTCAGTCTATTCTAGGGAGAATTATATCATGGAAATCAAGGATGCTTTCCTTTGGAGGTAAGATAGTTCTAATCAAACATGTCTTGGCATCGATGCCAGTACATCTGATGTCGGCTGCGGTTATCCCGAGTAAGGTATTTAGAACTATTGAAAAGGCTTTCTCGACCTTCATATGGAGCTCTTCACCCGAGGAGTCGAAATTTCACTGGATACGTTGGTCCCATATGTGCTATCCGATAGATGAGGGAGGAGTTGGATTTCGGAAGCTACAAGACATCTATACAGCTTTCTCATTCAAACTTTGGTGGAATTTTAGAAAGGGTTTGTCATTGTGGGCTGAATTTATGAAAGCAAAATACTGTAGACACCTTCATCCTTGTCAGGTAGAAATCAAGGCAATTGACTCCGCACTCTGGCGCAGGATGGTCAATGTGAGTCGACAAGTGGAATTCTCTATGCTATGGATTGCAAAAGACGGCGCTTGTCATTTTTGGTACGACAATTGGTTGGGGGGTGGTGCTTTGTTCCACCAAGCGACCGTTGTCCCACATTTGTCTTTTGCTAATTTCATCATCAATGGACACTGGGATGTGAATTTGTTATATCAGATAATGCCGAGGGAAATGGTGCCCTCTATTTTAGAGCACCCGATTCCAGAAGAAGGGGGTGAATCTGAAGTCATTTGGACGCTCACAACATCTGGAAACTTCTCTATAGCTTCGGCATTTCGGGATATTAGGCAGGCCCGCAACAAGTCTATGGTCTTTAATACAATTTGGCATTCTCAGCTCCCTTTCAAAGTTTCATTCTTCATGCTACGATTGTTGCTGGGGAGACTGCCGGTTCCAGATCGGTTATGTAAACTTGGTTTACATTTACCCTCAAAGTGTTTTTGCTGTGCTTCGGCATCTGAGGAATCAATTGAACATTTATTTTCTAATGGCCATATAGCGTCGACAGTTTGGCACTATTTTGGAGCTTCATGTGGTTTGTCCTTTCCAGGGTCATCTTTGAGGCCCCGTATAGTGGGTTGGTGGCTCAGCTCATATGATTCTGAAATACAACGATTTATTGGGCAGATTCTACCCAGCATTGTCTGTTGGCATATTtggaaagcaaggaataaagcAATGTTTGAGGATGTTCAGATGAGGCCGCTTGCCATTTGTCGTGCCATTTTCTCGAAAATCCAGACCATGGTGGGAATTCATTTCAAACAAGTGTTCAGAGTACAGTCATTTCATCATTTGTATGATTGGTCGTATTCTTCTCATACTGAGGTTACATACAAACTTGTTCGTTGGGAAGCAAAGGAATCCGATTGGTTCATATTAAATACGGATGGCTGTTCTAAGGGCAATCCAGGAGTGAGTGGAGGCGGTGGGGTTCTTCGGGATTCAAATGGCATACCTTTGATTGGCTTTTCGGCATATCTTGGGGAAACTACAAGTCTATGTGCAGAGGTTCGGGCACTCCTTATTGGTCTTCAAACTTGTGTACATAGGGGTTTTCAAAATCTCTATGTTCAATCGGATTCTTTATTATTAGTTGGAATTCTTCAGAATCACATTCAATGCCCCTGGAAGATTCGACGAGAGAATAGGCAGATTTGGCAGTTGGTGAAAGATCCTGATCGTTTTTCGCATTGCTATAGGGAAGCTAACAAAGTTGCTGATGCGCTGTCCAATGTGGGCGTATTTCATCCAGAGCATCAAGTCAAGCTTTACGAGGCCTTTAATTCGTTCCCAACTATGGCTCGTGGGGCCATTCGACTTGATAGATTAGGAATGCCTTCAATTCGGAAAAGTAAGCGTATGAAGGGCTGA